In Beggiatoa leptomitoformis, the genomic window GCGCGAGTGTCCTAATAAAACAATCTGTTTCACGCCTTGTGTGCTTAACCATTGTACCCACGCATCAATCTCGTCGATGGCATCTGTATGATAATGACGATGTATTGTTTGGCAATCAAATAATTGTGCAGGTCGATTGTCAATGCCATAGCTAAGATTAATCGCCAATGAATTTAAGCCTTTTTCTGCCAATAGCATTTGTAACGTTTGCATAATTTCCATTTGACGACTGCCTAATGTGCCATGTGTCATGAGGATAACGCCATCATTGAGCGTTTTATGCGGTGCAAGTGTCAGACTGGCATTTAATGTTTGTTGATGATGGGGAATTGTCAGGACTTCTGCGGACAGGGATATTGATAAGAAGAAACAGAGATAAAATGAATGGATAATGTAACGCATAATAATACCTCGCCATTCTTATTGGGCTAATATGCCAAGCGGTGGAGCGAAAGTAAGTTTATATCACAGTCGGATTTTTACGCATAGGTATCGAAAAGAAAAGGGGGAGTTGCCTCCCCCTCACATGACTTATACTAACGGATTACTGTTTGATAGTGGTATCAATAGGGACGGCATTGAATACCAGTTTACCCGTATCTGTACCTGAAGTGATGCGATAACCGATAAAGAGTTGTAACACACCAGGGGCTGCAAACTTGCTTGCGTAAATCTTAATTGGGTAGTACGCAGGTAAGCTAACGCCAGTCTTTTGGGCAGTGAGTTGACCTAAAGATTTCACGATGTCACGGCTATCAAAGTTCCAAGCTGCGATACATAAATCACATGTGTTATTTTTACCGTCTAACATGTACCAGAAGAACTGGTCGCCGATGGTTAATAACCCCGCAACGATAATGTCTGCCGTTTTGCCCACATCTTCACTCGCTACTTTGATATGACCTGCAACCACTACATCATCAGCCATCGTTGTGTTAGATGGGTTAAGGTAGGTTGTGCCATTATTCACTGATACACCACCAACGATTTCTGCGGTTGTTGCCACCCCTTCGCCACTGGCAGCAACGGCTGTTGCTAACACTGGTTGTGCGGGTTTGCATACACCATCTAGTAAAATCCCTTTTTGTGTATCAAAACAACTTCCTTCTTGTGAGGTTGTGGTTGTGAAGGCGGCTGTGCAAGATTTCGCGCTATCAACAGTTACAATCATTGCAGTAGAAGTACCAGAGCAACTACCACTCCATCCTGTAAAACTCGCACCACTAACAGGGGTAGCAATCAAGGTGACTACTGCACCTGTATCAAAGCTTGCTGTACATGCGCTACCGCAGTTAATACCCGCAGGAGAGCTAACCACTGAACCACTGCCTGTTTTGACGATGGTTAAGGTTTGTGTACCTGTTGTGCCACCTGTAAAGGTTGCTGTACAAGATTTTGCTGCATCCATCGTAACAGTCGCGCTGGTTGTTGTACCAGAGCAAGCACCGCCCCAACTGGTAAATGTCGCACCTGTTGCAGGGGTTGCTGTTAAGGTTACGCTTTCACCACTATTGAAACTAGCCGAGCAGGTCGTTCCACAATCAATGCCTGTGGGTGAACTTGCCACTGTTCCATTACCTGTTTTAGTAACGGTTAAGGCTTGTGTACCTGTTGTGCCACTTGTAAAGGTTGCTGTACAAGATTTTGCTGCATCCATCGTAACGGTTGCGCTGGTTGCTGTACCAGAGCAAGCACCGCCCCAACTGGTAAAAGTCGCACCTGTTGCGGGTGTTGCTGTTAAGGTTACGCTTGTACCACTGTTGAAACTAGCCGAGCAGGTCGTTCCGCAATCAATGCCTGTGGGTGAACTTGCCACTGTTCCATTACCTGTTTTAGTAACGGTTAAGGCTTGTGTACCTGTTGTGCCACTTGTAAAGGTTGCTGTACATGTTTTAGCCACATCCATTGTTACGCTTAATGGGCTGGTTGTACCTGAGCAATTTCCGCCCCAACTGGTAAAAGTTGCGCCTGTCGTGGGTGTTGCAGTCAGTTGAATAATCGCATCTTTAGTGTAATTGGCTGTGCATACAGTACCCGTTGAGCCACAACTAATACCGCCTACATCAGTAGTAATCATGCCATTCGTAGGAACAGGTGCAATGGTTAGTGCAGGACCTGTACTAGTCGTAGAAGTTGCAACCCCTTTTAGTTGAATACGGAAGGGGTTTTCTGCAACACCCGCATCGTGTGTTCCACCATTTGCACGGTCGGTGTTAAAAATTTCTACCGTTTCATTAAAGGTACCCGCTGTGGTAGGGCTAAATTGGATGCTGATTGTGGTTTCTGTTAATTGGCTAACACGATTTGCAACCGTTCCAACCGTTTTGTAATTGAGTGAAGGTTGACCATTTTGTCCTAAGAAATTAACTGAAGTAACTAATAAATCTTCTGTACCAACACCAACGTTTTTGATAATAATTTCTTTGGTAATAGGCGTACCAATATCTGTTGTACCAAAGTCAATCGCGGTGGTTGCATCGGTTTGAATTTCCGTTGTACCAAAGAATGTGGCAATTTCTGGACTTAAGGGGGCGGCAGCAGGTGCGTCTTCAAACGTTCCCTTTACTTTAAAGGTAAAAGAAGGATTTAAAGGGTCATTGGTTGTAATTGTTACCGTACCTGTGTAAATACCTGCGGTTGTGCTGGTCATGGCGAATTCAAAGGTTGTTTGTTCGCCTGAGGGGGTTAAGGAGGTTGCACAACCACCATTTGTTGGTTGGTTTAGCGTCCGTGGCCCTAAGATTTGATCAGACTCGGTGTAGGGTCCCGGTGTTGCACTAACAGCGGTTGCAGCACCTGTAAACGTAGGGGCAACTGTCGCAAGAGTTAAATTGCTATAACCAATATTTTTTAAGGTAAATGTTTTGGAGAGTGTATTACCAACAACCGCCGTGCCTAAATCAATCGTGGCATCTTTTGCAACGGTTAAGCTGGTATCAACCAGTACTTGTAATTTAGGATTTAAGTCTGGCACAACAACGGCACTGATAGGGATTTCAGCAGGATTAGAATCAGGGTCGGTTGAGAATATTTGTAATTTACGTTGTGGCACAACGTAGGGATAGGTTGTGGGTGTTGGGGTTAATTTGGTGGGGTCAAAGGTTAATTTGAACGAGCCAACACCGGGTGCTGTGACTGGTGTTAAGGTATAAGCCGTTAGGGGGGCTATTGGGTCAACTAAACCTGTTAAGTCAACCAATCCGCTGGTAACAGATGAACCCGATGTACTACTTAATCCAAAGGCGGTATCTGGTGAGGGGAAAAAGATGATACTGGTTACAGAATCCGTTAGCGGGGTATAAGAAGCACCATCGTTTGTAGAACCGACGGTTAAAGTCTTAACAGGATTACTAGCAGCCCCCGGTGCCGTTAAGCCTATATTTAAACAGCGGGCAGCCGTTTGAGGCGGAACAGCGGGATATAACTGATTAGTCGTTTCATAGGTTGACAAATCGGTAGTATCAAATACCCGCAATCTGGCATTAGAACCTGTTGCAGGCGTTGCAATAGTGCCAGAAATGGGGAAGCTGACGTTAGCAAAACCTGCTTCATTACTGGAAATACCAATGTTACCACTGACTGTTGTATCCGTTGCTTGTGCATTTAAGCGCACAACGAATGTTGCTGTCGTGGTTGTTGTACCATCTAACACCAGCGGAAAAGGAGTTGGTACGGTGGATAATAGCGTATAACCCGATGGAACAGTGATTGCGGTAATCTGCAATGCGGTTGCCGTTGTTAAAGTACATGTCGCTGTCGTTGTCGTATTCGGTGAAATTGTACCTAAATTTAAGGTAGGACTAGACGCAGGGACATTTGTTGTGACAACAGCAACTGCCGTTGCACCCGTTGGGTTAGCAGGCGTACAAGAAATATCATACGCCCATACATTTTGCCCAATTGCAGACAACACCAAACTGCTCATCACCGACAGCCAAACCTTGCGCCGTCTATGAATGCTGTCCATTTGAACAGATGACGAGTCTTTATTTAAAAAAGTACCCATAAAAAACCTCCGAAGAAATTAAAACACATGTCATCAATGCCTATTCTAGACATGCCTACCTGACATCAAATAGGTTAATTCTATATAAGCAATAAATGAACCAATCAAAAGATAGCTTTTATTTTCTTTATGTTCTGTCTCAATATGTCCTAATTTGTCCCCATTTTAACGGTGACTGATTAAGGTTTCGTTAATGTTTTTTAATCTCTCCCCTCATACCATCTGACTCAATGGATAACAAAGAAAACGTTGATAATCCCAACACCCTGTCAAAACCTAATCAGCGTCATTGAATTGACATGAACAGATGACAAACCAACCGTATGGAATAATGAGATATCGAGTATAATCCTGATTTAATACCTTACTTCATTTTCTGCCGATACCATACGGTTATGCAAACCATAACAACAGAGACAGGTCAAAAACCCAATTTACTGATTGTTGACGACAACCCCGCCAATTTGCGCCTACTCGTCAGCTTATTGACGGACAGCGGATATAAAGTGCGTCCTGTTCCTAGCGGCGCGTTAGCGTTATCTGCTGCACAACTCTTACCGCCCGACCTCATTCTGCTTGATATCAACATGCCCGATATGAACGGCTATGAAGTTTGTCAGCGATTAAAAACAGAAAGCACAACCAAACATATACCCGTTCTATTTATCAGCGCGCTTGATGATGCAATGGACAAAGTTCATGCGTTTCGCGTTGGTGGTGTGGACTACATTACCAAACCCTTTCAACCAGAAGAAGTATTAGCACGGATTCAAACCCACTTACACATAAGTCAACTGCAAAAACAACTACAACACGCAAAAGAAGAAGCAGAACATGCCAAAGAATCGGCAGAAACGGCTAACCGTGCCAAAAGTCGTTTTCTTGCCAACATGAGCCATGAATTACGTACCCCGCTGAATGGTATATTAGGATATGCGCAAATTCTTCGTCATGACAGTAACTTAACGCCACAACAACAAGAAGGCATTAACATCATCCAACGCAGTGGCGAATATCTACTGACACTCATTAACGACATCCTAGACTTATCCAAAATTGAAGCCGACAGAATGGAGTTATACCCCAGCGACTTTAATCTAGGACAATTTATCAACAATGTTGTCGAACTATTTCGTATGCGGGCAGAACAAAAAGACATTCGGTTTATTTACGACTCCCCCTTTGTACGCACAGAAAAAGGACAACTCCCTAATGCCGTACAAGGAGATGAGAAACGCCTGCGTCAGATTCTCATCAACTTACTGAGCAATGCGATTAAATTTACCGAAAAAGGACAAGTCGTTTTTCGCGTAGAAAAAGAACAAGACGAAATTTGTTTCAGCGTAGAAGATACAGGAATCGGCATTCCCAATAATAAATTAGAAGATATATTTTTACCTTTTCAACAAGTAGGCTCGTACAACCAACAAATGGAAGGTACAGGACTCGGACTATCCATTAGCAACCGTCTTGTCAGCATGATGGGTGGAAAACTCCAATTAAACAGCACTATTGGACAAGGAAGTCGCTTCTGGTTCTCCATAAAACTGCCTGAAGTAAAAAACTTTTTAGACAACACCCCCTGTATTACCCCCAAAATCATCGGCTACGAAGGCAAACGCCGAAAAGTCCTTATTATTGACGACCAAAAATTTAACCAAATGGTTTGCAAACACCTACTTCAACCCCTTGGATTTGAAATTAGCCATGCGTACACAGGCAAAGAAGGCATAGAAAAAACCCAAGAACTAGAACCCGACGTTATCCTCATGGACCTAGTCATGCCAGAAATGGATGGCTTTACCACCACTGAACATATTCGCCAACTGCCCATTGCCTCCACCATTACCATTATCGCCGCCTCCGCCAGTGCCTTCAGTCAAGACCAACAAAAAAGCCTTGATTCTGGCTGTAATGACTTCATTGCAAAACCCATAAAAGCCGAAGAACTTCTAAGAAAAATCCAACGCTACTTAAACCTACAATGGACGTATGAATCCCCGCAAATCACCCAACAAGCAGATACCCAACTCATCACCCCCTCAACAGAACAACTCAAAACTTTACAAGACCTTACTATAAGAGGTGATATTGAAGGCATTCTGGAATATATCACCATCCTAGAAAATAGCGATAAAACCCTACAACCCTTTACCTATCGCGTTCGCCAAATGGCAAAAAATTTCCAACTCAAACATATCCGCGAACTGATAAAATCCCTTTCCCAGTAAATGCGAATTCATTCACACAAAACGGACAAACTGTTCTAAAACGAGCGAATAAATTCGCATTTACCTTAACTTATAAAAACAAACTTTTTTACAATAACCTCCTTTATCTATTTTCTTCATTACCTCACAGCGAAACACATACTATGGGATTCAAATGCGGTATTGTCGGCTTACCCAATGTCGGCAAATCAACCTTATTCAATGCGTTAACCAATGCCAACATCCAAGCAGAAAACTACCCCTTTTGTACGATAGACCCAAACGTCGGCGTTGTTGCCATGCCCGACCCCCGTTTAGACGCGCTAGCCGCCATTGTTAAACCACAACGAATATTACCTACCAGCATGGAGTTCGTTGATATTGCAGGGCTAGTTGCAGGTGCTTCAAAAGGCGAAGGCTTAGGCAATAAATTTCTCGCCAACATCCGCGAAACCCAAGCCATTGCTCACGTTGTCCGCTGCTTTGAAAATGACGACATTATTCACGTTGCAGGCAAAGTAAATCCCCTCGCCGACATTGAAGTGATACACACCGAATTAGCCCTTGCAGACATGGATACCGTCGAGCGCGCATTACAGCGCGTTGCCAAAAATAGCAAAGGCGGTAATAAAGAAGCCCTTGCACAAAAAAGCCTTTTTGAAAGAGTCTTCGCCCAACTTGATACAGGAAAAGCAGTGCGCAGCTTATCCCTAACCGATGAAGAACAACAATGGATTAGAGAACTCCACTTACTGACAGCAAAACCCACTGTTTACATTGCGAATGTTGATGAAAATGGTTTCAACAACAACCCGTATTTAGACCAAGTGCGTGAACTCGCCAGCCAAGAAAACGCCGTTGTCGTGCCTGTGTGTGCCAAAACTGAATCGGAACTAGTCGCCCTAGATGCAGAAGAACGCAAAGAATTTTTACAAGAAATGGGCATGGACGAACCGGGATTAAACCGTGTTATCCATGCAGGTTATCGCCTACTCGGCTTACAAACCTATTTTACAGCGGGTGAAAAAGAAGTAAGAGCATGGACAGTCGCAATTGGTGCGACCGCACCCCAAGCGGCTGCGG contains:
- a CDS encoding InlB B-repeat-containing protein codes for the protein MGTFLNKDSSSVQMDSIHRRRKVWLSVMSSLVLSAIGQNVWAYDISCTPANPTGATAVAVVTTNVPASSPTLNLGTISPNTTTTATCTLTTATALQITAITVPSGYTLLSTVPTPFPLVLDGTTTTTATFVVRLNAQATDTTVSGNIGISSNEAGFANVSFPISGTIATPATGSNARLRVFDTTDLSTYETTNQLYPAVPPQTAARCLNIGLTAPGAASNPVKTLTVGSTNDGASYTPLTDSVTSIIFFPSPDTAFGLSSTSGSSVTSGLVDLTGLVDPIAPLTAYTLTPVTAPGVGSFKLTFDPTKLTPTPTTYPYVVPQRKLQIFSTDPDSNPAEIPISAVVVPDLNPKLQVLVDTSLTVAKDATIDLGTAVVGNTLSKTFTLKNIGYSNLTLATVAPTFTGAATAVSATPGPYTESDQILGPRTLNQPTNGGCATSLTPSGEQTTFEFAMTSTTAGIYTGTVTITTNDPLNPSFTFKVKGTFEDAPAAAPLSPEIATFFGTTEIQTDATTAIDFGTTDIGTPITKEIIIKNVGVGTEDLLVTSVNFLGQNGQPSLNYKTVGTVANRVSQLTETTISIQFSPTTAGTFNETVEIFNTDRANGGTHDAGVAENPFRIQLKGVATSTTSTGPALTIAPVPTNGMITTDVGGISCGSTGTVCTANYTKDAIIQLTATPTTGATFTSWGGNCSGTTSPLSVTMDVAKTCTATFTSGTTGTQALTVTKTGNGTVASSPTGIDCGTTCSASFNSGTSVTLTATPATGATFTSWGGACSGTATSATVTMDAAKSCTATFTSGTTGTQALTVTKTGNGTVASSPTGIDCGTTCSASFNSGESVTLTATPATGATFTSWGGACSGTTTSATVTMDAAKSCTATFTGGTTGTQTLTIVKTGSGSVVSSPAGINCGSACTASFDTGAVVTLIATPVSGASFTGWSGSCSGTSTAMIVTVDSAKSCTAAFTTTTSQEGSCFDTQKGILLDGVCKPAQPVLATAVAASGEGVATTAEIVGGVSVNNGTTYLNPSNTTMADDVVVAGHIKVASEDVGKTADIIVAGLLTIGDQFFWYMLDGKNNTCDLCIAAWNFDSRDIVKSLGQLTAQKTGVSLPAYYPIKIYASKFAAPGVLQLFIGYRITSGTDTGKLVFNAVPIDTTIKQ
- a CDS encoding response regulator, with translation MQTITTETGQKPNLLIVDDNPANLRLLVSLLTDSGYKVRPVPSGALALSAAQLLPPDLILLDINMPDMNGYEVCQRLKTESTTKHIPVLFISALDDAMDKVHAFRVGGVDYITKPFQPEEVLARIQTHLHISQLQKQLQHAKEEAEHAKESAETANRAKSRFLANMSHELRTPLNGILGYAQILRHDSNLTPQQQEGINIIQRSGEYLLTLINDILDLSKIEADRMELYPSDFNLGQFINNVVELFRMRAEQKDIRFIYDSPFVRTEKGQLPNAVQGDEKRLRQILINLLSNAIKFTEKGQVVFRVEKEQDEICFSVEDTGIGIPNNKLEDIFLPFQQVGSYNQQMEGTGLGLSISNRLVSMMGGKLQLNSTIGQGSRFWFSIKLPEVKNFLDNTPCITPKIIGYEGKRRKVLIIDDQKFNQMVCKHLLQPLGFEISHAYTGKEGIEKTQELEPDVILMDLVMPEMDGFTTTEHIRQLPIASTITIIAASASAFSQDQQKSLDSGCNDFIAKPIKAEELLRKIQRYLNLQWTYESPQITQQADTQLITPSTEQLKTLQDLTIRGDIEGILEYITILENSDKTLQPFTYRVRQMAKNFQLKHIRELIKSLSQ
- the ychF gene encoding redox-regulated ATPase YchF, whose amino-acid sequence is MGFKCGIVGLPNVGKSTLFNALTNANIQAENYPFCTIDPNVGVVAMPDPRLDALAAIVKPQRILPTSMEFVDIAGLVAGASKGEGLGNKFLANIRETQAIAHVVRCFENDDIIHVAGKVNPLADIEVIHTELALADMDTVERALQRVAKNSKGGNKEALAQKSLFERVFAQLDTGKAVRSLSLTDEEQQWIRELHLLTAKPTVYIANVDENGFNNNPYLDQVRELASQENAVVVPVCAKTESELVALDAEERKEFLQEMGMDEPGLNRVIHAGYRLLGLQTYFTAGEKEVRAWTVAIGATAPQAAAVIHTDFEKGFIRAEVIAYNDFVAYKGEQGAKEAGKWRLEGKEYIVQDGDVMHFRFNV